A region from the Gossypium hirsutum isolate 1008001.06 chromosome A08, Gossypium_hirsutum_v2.1, whole genome shotgun sequence genome encodes:
- the LOC121205016 gene encoding uncharacterized protein produces MDLDRAIADDVESNAPAPAEGTAPVESILELREFMVLVERACKGEELVKERRKMAFESNKNRQNTTSRAQITSVASVGSAQPNRPECSQCGRRHFDECQGNERGYFKCRSLEHFIRDYPKMEEREKNQEAKASSASLRGRSQKNPRSGTSSRGTPRDAAMRSEGRAPARTYAIRAREESESPNITTNTFSIHEISVVALIDVGHSKSYKYTREEEEGGHEEKEAGNCSREAN; encoded by the exons atggatcttgatagAGCTATAGCAGATGACGTAGAGAGTAACGCGCCGGCTCCTGCTGAAGGGACCGCTccagttgaga GCATTTTAGAGCTAAGGGAATTTAtggtgctcgttgagagagcatgtaagggAGAGGAGCTGGTAAAAGAGAGGAGGAAAATGGCTTTTGAGTC AAACAAGAACCGGCAGAACACAACTTCTAGAGCCCAGATCACTTCTGTCGCGAGCGTCGGTAGTGCTCagccaaataggccagaatgttcacaatgtggtaggcGTCACTTCGACGAGTGCCAGGGAAATGAAAGGGGCTATTTTAAGTGTAGATCATTAGAACATTTCATCCGAGACTATCCTAAAatggaagagagagagaaaaaccAAGAAGCGAAGGCAAGTAGTGCTTCTTTAAGGGGTAGATCACAGAAGAACCCCAGAAGTGGGACTAGTAGTAGAGGCACGCCAAGAGATGCTGCAATGAGGTCTgagggcagagcgcctgcaaggacttacgctATTCGTGCCCGTGAAGAGTCAGAGTCTCCCAACATAACCACGaataccttttctatccatgaaatatctgttgttgctttaattgacgtGGG gcattccaaatccTATAAATACACCCGAGAGGAGGAAGAAGGGGGACACGAAGaaaaggaggcagggaactgctcaagggaagccaATTGA